GGGACTGCTGGTGCCTTTAATATGTATTGATTTATACAAGGCATATGCAGATATTATTAGATTGAACATCATGCAAGTACAATAAACTAGTACTTTTAGATGATGGACTTTGGTCGAGCGCCCTTTTGGGATTGACTAGACCTAATATCGAATGTATTACGCagcttaatatataattatatgaaGGGTTTCTTACAGTAttctatcttcttcttagatCATATATGTTTACAAGTTGGTAATGCTTCTGCAAATATTGCAACTTTCATTTATGTTTTTATGGTTTACTTTTCACTTCAGTAAGTTAATTAATTCAATCCtctgtgataataataataaaaaagtttgACACTCACTATGCATCTCAAGCTAAATGAGACCTTATCTTAAGTTCATTTCTTAGCATTGTAGTATTTAACTAATTATACGTGCAATGAAGATAAGCTAAATGCCAGCAGTTCAGAGagttaataaaattgaaaaaaaaaaatggcaTGCTTGTAGCTATATCAGTCCTACAGGCAATGTTTGTGGTGGTTGACTCAGCTTGTGCACAGTATATGCAGGTTCTTGAAGTTGAGTGTTTTGGAGTTTGGTCCTGTCTTTGATGTGGTCTTGTTATAATTGTGATAGTATGCGTACGTTTTCTTCTGAAGGCTGATGGGTGTAAACAAAAGCTTTATCCTTCTTGTTTCTAATATAATAGTTTTAATTGCTGAGTAGAAGTACTTGATGATGAATTAAAAAACTGTGTATGTTGAGCTATAATGATAATGAAAGCGTGGCAGATGCAATAATACACAACCAAATCTGAGATAAGAGAGGATGCATGTgtattttaatgaaaaatttgtTGTTACTTCCCAGATTTTAACAAATAATCAATTTAGATGCTAATATTTATTCAGCCATTCTTTATTCACATATTTTTCGCTAAAAGTTTATGGAGAAATACAAATAGATTGAATTAAGTTTTTCTTTCATGTTGCACCCAGAAAGGGAAAAAAATCATAATTGGAATAATCTTTACTAGCAGGATACCTTAGGTGTAGCTACATACCTGTTCAAGAAGATGGAATAAGATGGAGTCCTTCAGATTTGCAGACTCTTTAGATCTTTCTGCAAAGAGTTGGACGTGAAAATATGAGATAGGGAATCATATATAGGAAACTGCAGACCCATATATATGTATAAAGTATAGAGATTGGAAATACCATGAAGAGTTGAAGACAGCATAAGACAAAATATATTTGACATGGAAAACGTCATTAAACTTGTGGCGGAACAGTGATGGATCTCTGCTGCTAAGGCCTTGACGATGACCtcctagggtttcaacacttgaAGGAGCAAGCATAGTTGGAAGAAAAGTACGGGAGAGGGTGACTGCAATTGTCCACTGACCACATGAACTACCAGCTTGGTTTAAATACCTCAAGTAACGGAAACAAGCTTTTAGGCATCTAGTAATAATGGGATAACAGGACAAACCGGCAAGAAAAGCAGTACAATACCTGGGTTGTTATTCACTTGGACAACATCCTTTTACTTAGTTGAAGTCAAGCCTGAAAATCCCTTTAAAGcaataaaaattttccaagggACACAATCATTGGGCGTGTCTCAGGGACTCATAATGAAACACTTCTAACCTGTAGGTAGGCATGCTTAGCCCAAGGGTTCCTCATTGGAAAGTAGCAGAATGAATAATAAGCAAGTGCTTCTTTTTCTGACTAAGTTTGACGTGAAATTTTAGTCTTTTCTCCTTGGGGTTTTTATTTGCAGTGTCCTTTCATGGCTTCCTCTCTAAATTTGTTCACTTGTGAAGAATTAATCATCCATTTTCTCTGAACCAAATGTAAatatgagagagagagagagaggctGCCATAGTCCGTAGCAAGGAAGCCATTGGCACATTGATGTTTTTAGGTGTGACTGAATAATTAGGAGTCAATAAAAATGTTGTTTGAAGCCTAAGTAAGATAACATCATTGAGCATGTGAAACAAAAACTCCATGTGAGGCACTATTATTAGTCTCCCAAATTCCAAGCCTCCACACTTCCCGGAGTCTGGACTTGTACTTAATCTCTTTTTTATGTCTCAATTAGCCTTTTATCTCTTTAGGAAATTGCTAATATATTGTAAGAATAAAAAATGTTTCAAAAACCTCCAGGCACTAAGgattttctttctaatttcaagCTCGTGGACCATACTGTCGGAAATTCCCTTGCTTTATTGAGCTGGCAAGCTCATAAATTGAATAAGTTTAAGCCAGTTTAACCTTGCAATTCAgctaaatcattttattttactttgacTAATTATTTACCGGAATAATTGAACTTCTGGGCGCAATTGTACTTGTTTAGATCATAATAATTAACtagaggattaaattgaattcaactgaatttagttttaattttttcttttataatttatttactaaTGGTGTAGTAAAATTATGGTAGTTTACGTCTTCAGCATTAGATTCATTAGTCATGCATATGTCAATGTTGCTAGTTATAACGTTAGTTGCAATTACGCATGTATGTGTCAATGTTTATAGTTACAACCTGGACGAAATGCAATTTACCATTTAGactcaattattttaattattttaagtaattttcaaaatattaaataacgatttttaaaattataattgatTTAATATATTCAATCAAACAAGATTATTTTCAAGAAGTCCTAGTATAATTTACTTATCTTATTTAAAGAGATTTAGATTCCTAAAAGTTTATTTTATGAatgtctctttttttttattgtcATCTCAAATGCTTAATTGAGTGAAACTTTGGTGGTATATTTCAATTATACTAGTTTGGTTTTTCAAGTCTACAACTCTCAATTTATTCaagatttttttattgttttatttacaatttagaaagTGCACTAATTTGTTTAATAGAGGAATTTATGTTGAGTTCATTTTGGATTTGTAAATATGTTGTTatgattaaattgtgattaaGCTTTCAACGGAAAAATTTTAACGGTGAGTGAATCAAGATAATTGCATAGTAGTAATGCTGCAACATGATTAGCAAATTGAGTTAAATAACATCTTATACTATTGAATTATAATGGATTGCTCTTTAAACTAAATCTCACAAATGTAGGAAAAGGTTTTGAACAACGTAACCAATTCgtgtttattattttacttttagttatatttttatttatttgtaactCAAAATTCATCTAGCCAGCAACTTAGTAGTAACATGCAGTAAATATAACCCATAATGCAATATCGTAATAAGGTAAAAAGTTGATAGCTAAAATAACTTGCATAAATAACATGAAATGATTAACTGCATTTATGCCAAGTTCAGGTTGCAATAAACAAAGATTTGAGTGCAAGCAGTATTTATTCACAATACAGACAGTATTACATATAGCTGACGAGTAGAATTATGAATACACAGGAAATATTCCTTGTCCTCATAAATAGGGCCATTTGGAGAATCCTAAAAAAAATGTGTATAAACCTACAGAAAAATCATCAGAATAGTTAACTTTTAGTCAATGATTGGCATTAATCTATAGGAATATGCAGATCGTATACGTATTGGAACAAACTGTGGCAGCTATAATTTTTATCCTATACGGTTACTTATGTTGTATGATAATCATAATTCTTGCACATGCTAGTTTAGATTCATACTGTTTTCCCTAAATTGAAATGAGTAGGAGAACATTAAAAAAGAAAGTGAAAGTGGGGGCTTGCCCTGATTTGGAACACTTGAAAGTTAGCCATAAAAGGAACAAACAACCTTTTGTtcaattatgaatgtttagctcTTCTTTGTTTTGGATGTTGTGTCTGCGGGTCCACTAGAACAAAGACAAAACAGTAAAATTGAAGGATCTTGATTGATTTCTTTACGAAGTGATCCATGCTTGACTTGAGAGCAGAGATAGGTTCCTCTATGTTGTCTTGAAATTTCATTAGACACCCTCAACACTTGTTAAATCCGCTACTGTCACTTAAACTGCGAGGGAAAGCATGGCCTCGCCTGATTAAACGTCATTCAGATGGGCAGCCACGAGGCAGAATCTCTCTAGTGCTCCACTTAAGGTCATGGCCATCCAACCACTACGGATGAGGATAAGATGGAACAATTTGGGCTTTAGTATTTATATGGGAAAATAGTGCGACCCTAATGATTGGTTTTGCAATTGCAAGTACATGGATGATCTTTCTAGGTTATATAGTATTTGATATACCAGCAGATAAAACAGGCCAGTCATATAGAACTCAGACTATAGCTTAAAGAAAACACAAGACCAGCAAGACCCGAACTTCCTACattgccaactaacagtttaggAACAAGTCGCCTAACGAGGAATGTAGCTTCCAAGGATCAACAATCCTATTAGGTAGGACCTTGACCAACAAAATAGTCATTGGATAAATCTGCCAAGTCAGGAGAAAGGAGTAAAGTATCACTTTGACAAATTTACTAAACTTCTCGGCTATCAGTGATAttaacccccccccccccccacacacatatatatattatatatatatataaaatagaatACAAAGAATCCACCGTCCCTTCAAACTGCTCTAATTTCCACTAAAATAGAAACCTTGGCATCAActcaaaaaagaaataaaataatagaataataatgAATTAAATGTATTCTATACAATGCAAAGGCCTaaatataggctagctaaataaatcaaaataaaattctaaGTATATTAGAATTCTAATTTAATCTatacaaataattttaaactaaactttcttgttaacataaactcctaaataacttaaaatttttaataattattaaaattttagaataaaataataataaaataataaaagttgataaataaaatattggactcatatataataaaaattaagtctaAAACTCGAACCCTATAATCAATTGGCGCTCTTGAAGTGAAATGTCTAAGCTTGTTAGTATTTTTTACATGGGCTTATCATCATAGATTGAGAGTTTAAGTCCACGAACATAATTAGTCTTTTCTAATTCATCATTACTCCAAAATTCATCGTCTTCGTGATAAAGTCTTGAGCAACTAAGTTGAATTTTAACTTTATCTGTTTGGATTTGGATCTCGTAACTGAGCATTGAAAGAAATTAAACTCATCTCTATTATGGCCTTTTAATTGGACTGAGTTGCTcgcatcaatatatatatatatatatatatatatatatatttttgcaaaCATCTTTTGAAGCTAGTCTTGCCTAAAATGCATCGAGATGGTTGCCATAAGGTAGATTCTCTCTAGTGCTCCACTCAGATGGCCATCCCACGATCATAGAAAGTGGTGTGAAGCCACAATTTGACGATTTAAAGAGTGCATAGGCAAAATGATAGCATGAACCTGTCAAGTATGTCTCACCTTTTCAACCTATTCGTGGTATTTAATAGGGGTTAGGCTATTTTCATTAGATCAGCAGATTTTGAAGTAACAGTTGAGACAGAAGATGATCCATATCAATGTCTCTTAGATCTTAAGGAAGCCATAAGCTTTCAGAATAGCAGAAATCTTCTCGACATTTCACTTTATCAGACAGATGAAATTTTACACCAAAATGACAATACGGTTGTGCTGCATAGCTATAAATTTAAGGATTTTAACAACATAATTCTAGTTAAAAACTGACCCAAATTCCAATTTTAAACTCATGGTATTGTTGATGACAAGTTTTTTAACTTTTATCCAAGAAACATCATATGACAACACAAACGCATATGTTTTGTTCCCCGCACCACCAAGAGTGTGCCTATGAGATATCCTTGCGTATGGTTAAGAGGTAAGACTATTTGGCTTCGCAAAGGCCAGTATCTTTGTTACAAAAACCATCCCGGTCTAGCAATTTTTGAGGTGGAGCACTCAACAGAGGAGAGGAAGGGGAACCATAAGCGTTTCGTCGACTGTTTCCACATCCTAAGCTTGCTCTGGTGCTTACCCCAGTTATTGGATTTTTGCCATTTGCATACTTGCAGAGAGCCTACGTAAGCAAACCCATAAATTATTtgggaaaaataaacaaaaaggaGCTCACAGAGTATTAGAAATTGGAGTATAAATGAATCATCGAAAATATAAATGAAGCTTTAAAAAGCTCGAAAATATGTATACATTCCCAATTCTAAAAATAACCTCTACTCAATCTAATAATATCCTTGACTTTGGGCATCCTGGTTATCTTTCAGTTGCAGATTTTTAGACCTATAGATATGGATTCGTTAGACCCTGATGTAGACAAGCCTATCAAGTATCtgaaatctgaaaaaaaaaatgagattcAGATTCGTTTTTAAGTTTTTTAATGCTATTCTTTGTTGTTCTTGAACTAGAGCACATTAACTATCTTGAGTGACACAAAAATGAATCCATGAAATCATCACCGACCCTGCTTTTCCCCTAATTTAAACTGATGGTTATCTCTTACTGGCTCTGCTTTTAGGGCAGAACAAAAGCTTAAATATTTATCTAGTAATGGCGGTGTTGCGTTTGCTATTTTGCGGTAACGGCAACGTCCCCACTGATAAAGAACTCAATGGCCGTGTCAACCTAGTACACATCAATAGCAGTGTAAATCCAATTTCATGAttaaattttggtaaaaatacctCTTTAGCCCCTCTCAATCAATATTAAGCAAATTAGTCCCTTTAAAAAAATTAGAGCAATTTGATCAATATCAATTTCAAATGTGAGCAATTAAATACAATTAATCACAACCCTTTTTTGTCAATTGTacatatttttattgatataataaccaatttaactttaaaagtttacacattttgtcaatttggtcttaatttaacaaatttaacctaCAACATTTACACATTTTGTCATGTTGGTATTGATTTATCAAATTTTAACTTGCAAAATTTACACATTCGGCCAACATTTACACAAGACAAGTAAACATCGaagactaaatttgttattacaCCAATCAAAATTTGGTACAATTGACAAAAAAATATTAACATCGTGATTAATTGTCCTTATTTACTTGCTTCCAAAATTAATAGGACTTAAATTGCTCCAATTTTTTTGAGAGGGATCAATTtacttaaatttgaaattttagagATTGGAAAGATATTTTTACCTTAAATTCAAATTGAGTACCGAgttccaaaaatcaacttatataatatttaattaaaatttactaataaatataaattaattttatgataattatttaaataaatttttaagaatatatttataagccgTTAATATTCACTATTCAGATATTATTGTTTaatcattaataaataaaatatatagtcAATCCCATTTTATAGTATTTCATGCATAGAAATGGAAGGTAtacataaagaaaaaaaataatgtaAAGAATTAAGTACCTGCTTTTGAGGAAGATCAATAACAGCATCACTGAAATCTGCGCCTTCAATCAGGGCACCACCCAGATCACTTCGGGTGAGGACTGATCTTACTAGCACAGCATTTGTAAGGTTAGCCTCATTGAGAACCTGAACCAAATCAATTTTTTCAACTTCTTTATTTATTACCCAAACATCTGCTCAAATGATGAGAGACCAAAGTTTGGAAAACTTTACCATGCGATCCATTAATGTGTCACTAAGATCAGCACCTGTAGAATTATGAAATATCACTTTACTTAAAAGGaaatactaatttaaaattcaactattatttttatatgcatTTACATTGCTAACATAATAGTTCAATTTAAACTCTGGCCCTTTATTTATAAAATGATCTAATTTTGATTCCAGTTCAAAATTAAGATtagtatttattaaaattaaattttagcaGTACCTCAACATTTATAGTACTATTATttaatctaaatattttattttaattaaaatacttACTTGAATTTTAAGAATGTGATGGATTTAGGTCTGgcattttttaaaattagaatatcgcataaataaatttaataaaaattgaacATAAATTCTTAAAGTCTAAAacagaaaaactaaaattttaaaaataaaaaatatagagaataaattacaaatatataaatgatacacttttaaaatttaaatctataatttaatttaaaataattaacgtAGATTggaaacataataataaataaattaatttaaagctCTTCCACGTTAAAGTTCTTgcattactataataaacataATTATGGTAGATACCGATTTAATTTGAattgttttagggtctcgagttAATCTGATTCCAATACCGACTATGATTCTAACATTAACCCAACACTCTAAAACCTACTTGCAACACAAGGAACGTAAGGTCTATATAACGTTTCATTGCCTTCACCGATATCTTGTTAACCCTAAATCCCGAGGTATGCTTTTTGCTTTTCTTTCAACTTTAAAGATTAATCAAGGTTTTTGCCTTTTGTTTCCGGTTTTGTAGCTATCTTCTCTTATATATTCAtattcattttcctttttcaaatTACCCTCAGTACTGAAATCACCCACAACCGACAATGGTCTCGCAAAACAATCGTGCTCTTCCCGAAGAAACTTTGGGAGAACAAATAGAAAGAAAAGCTGGATATGATTTTCCTAAGGATTTTGCTCTGTGGCAGAGATTTGCATACGAATGCGCACATCATTTAGATGACTCGGAGACGTCTAGCCCTACCTCGTCTTATTGTTCA
Above is a genomic segment from Gossypium arboreum isolate Shixiya-1 chromosome 8, ASM2569848v2, whole genome shotgun sequence containing:
- the LOC108467891 gene encoding thylakoid lumenal protein TL20.3, chloroplastic isoform X2, translated to MAELNKFEAETRGEFGIGSAAQFGSADLKKAVHVNENFRRANFTSADMRESDFSGSTFNGAYLEKAVAYRANFTGADLSDTLMDRMVLNEANLTNAVLVRSVLTRSDLGGALIEGADFSDAVIDLPQKQALCKYANGKNPITGVSTRASLGCGNSRRNAYGSPSSPLLSAPPQKLLDRDGFCNKDTGLCEAK